ACGACTTAGACCTGCTTTATCAATCAATGTAGTCATTACACGTTGCGCAAAAATAACACCGTGTGTCAAGTTGATATTATCCACCATTTTGTCTTCATAAACAACTAAATTCGCAACAATTCGTGTAAATCGATGCAACATATAGTCTAATAAAGTAATTGCATCCGGAAAAATAATTCGTTCTGCACTCGAATGTGATATATCACGCTCATGCCATAACGCCACATTTTCAAACGAAGTAAGCATATATCCACGAATTACTCGTGCACATCCTGCCATATTTTCACTGCTTATTGGGTTACGCTTATGTGGCATTGCCGAAGAACCTTTTTGACCTTTATTAAAGAATTCCTCAACCTCCCCCACTTCAGTACGTTGAAGATGACGAATTTCCGTTGCGATTTTTTCAATGCTGGTTGCAATCATTGCAATCGTTGACATGTAAAATGCATGACGATCCCTTTGCAACACTTGCGTTGAAATATGTGTTGACGTAATGCCTAATTGAGAACAAACATAATCTTGAACAAAAGGATCTGTATTCGCAAAATTCCCAACAGCGCCACTTATTTTACCCGCTTCTAAATCTTTACGAGCAGCTTGAAATCGACCAAAATTTCGATTCATTTCATCATACCAAAGCGCAAATTTTAATCCAAAACTCGTTATATCGGCATGAATTCCATGTGTTCGTCCAATACAAGGGGTATCCTTATACCGTATTGCTTGTTGTCTTAATACTTCGATAAAATCCACAAGACCTTGTTCTAAGATATCATTTGCTTGCTTATAAATATAACCATAGGCTGTATCCACAACATCCGTACTCGTCAATCCGTAATGAATCCATCGTTTTTCATCACCTAGTGTTTCACTTACCGCTCGTGTAAATGCCACAACGTCATGACGTGTTTCAGCTTCAATTTCATAAATACGATTGATATCAAAGGAAGCATTTGCTTGCAATGCTTTCAGATCGTTATCTGGAACTACACCCAGTTGATTGAATGCTTCTGCCGCATGAATCTCAACTTTGAGCCATGCCTCAAAACGAAACTGATCGTTAAAAATTGTTTTCATTACATCTCTTGAATACCGATTAATCATAAAACCTCCTAATTGAAATAATAAAGTCTGGAAGTATACAACCGCCAGACTTGGTTTTGTAAGGTCGAACGTAATAACTCTACCCTACAATTATACATAATTATAAATCAAGTTTCAAAGGTTCAGTAACGCTTTTATCTTCTACTTTAGGAATTGCAACTTTCACTACATGAACAAGAGGTCTCAGTATTGAGAAATCTTTCTCCGTAGTTACCGTTGAGAAGGTAGCATCTGCAGACATAATCGGAACATCTTTGATTGGAATAATTGAAGTATGATCATTATAAATTAAAATATGATCTTGAATATTTCCAACAAAAAGTTCAGCCAAGCAATGTGGGTTACTCTTAACCATTTTCACAATAGAGGTTCCTTGCGTTGCACGATTGTTTATCGCAATATCTTGTGCTTTGATCCGTTTCATTTGGAATCGATCGGATACAAAGACAACTTCTGACTCATCCGATAAGCCCATAGTAGAGACTACACGATCATTAAGTTTCAGTTTCATTCCGATAACACCTTTAGCACGCAGGCCAATAGGATTAATCTCAGCGAGATCGAGGCGCATACATTGACCTTCTTTACTTACTAGAAGCAAGTGTTCGTCATTCGAAGTTATAACCGCACCCACCAATTCATCATGCTTACCTAACTTCATGACGTCATAAAGTCGATTTGTACGTTTAACTTCTAGTTCGGAAATCGCTGTTTTCTTAATCATACCTGATGCAGTAGATGTCACGATAAAACGATATGTATCAAATGATTTTAACGTAAAGACACTAATGATTTTTTCGTTTGGATCGCATTTCATGTATTGATTAATATGTGAACCTGTATCGCGCCAACGGGCTTCATCAATCTCGTGAACAAGAATCATGCCATATCGGCCTCTTGAAGTTACAAAAACGAGATAATCAGTCGTTTCAACTTCTGAACTGAATACAGGCATATCTTCATCCATAAGCGCAATCACATCTTTTTGACTTGACCCATATGATCGTAAGGAAACCTTTTTCAGATATCCGTCACGCGATACAGTTACCATAACAGCTTCATTTGTAATAAGACTGAGATGATCTACTTCCAACTCTGAAATTTCTGCTTCAATTACAGATCTGCGTGGTGTATCAAACGCTTCTTTTATTTCCATAAACTCTTTAACAATCATATTATTCAACATATCGATATTATTAATAACAAGATCCAGATATTCAAGCTCATTTGCAAGTTTCGCAAACTCATCACGAAGCGCATTAATATCTGTCGATGATAAACGATAAAGCTGTAAATCAACAATCGCAGTTGCTTGAGCTTCAGTGAATCCAAACTCAGCCATGATATTATTACGAGATTCAGATCGGTTATTTGAACTACGAATTACTGCAATAATTTCATCGAGGTTTGAAGTTGCTTTCATAAGACCTTCAAGAATGTGTAAACGTTTTTCTTTTTGTTCATAGCGATACTTACTTCGATTTAAAACAACTTCTTGTCTAAATTTTAAATACGCATCAAGAACTTCTAAAAGACCACAAACCTTCGGACGTTGGTCTACAATCGCAACCATATTGGCATTGTAATAAACTTGAAGTTCCGTGTATTTATAGAAGAGGTTTAGGATACTTTCGACATTTGCATCCCGTTTACAGTCAATAACAATTCGTAATCCCGTACGGTCCGATTCATCTCGAACATCCATAACATCGCCAAATCCCTCACTGGCTTTCGTAAATCGTAATTCGTCAATTTTTCGAACGACATTCGACTTAATTACCTCATAAGGTAACTCGGTAATAACAATTTGTTTCATGCTTTTATTTTCAACAATCTCTGCCTTAGCACGGACTACAATACGGCCTTTACCTTTACGAATGATATCCTCAATGCCTTCTTGTCCTTGAATAATTGCACCAGTTGGAAAATCAG
This genomic stretch from Erysipelothrix rhusiopathiae harbors:
- the purB gene encoding adenylosuccinate lyase; this translates as MINRYSRDVMKTIFNDQFRFEAWLKVEIHAAEAFNQLGVVPDNDLKALQANASFDINRIYEIEAETRHDVVAFTRAVSETLGDEKRWIHYGLTSTDVVDTAYGYIYKQANDILEQGLVDFIEVLRQQAIRYKDTPCIGRTHGIHADITSFGLKFALWYDEMNRNFGRFQAARKDLEAGKISGAVGNFANTDPFVQDYVCSQLGITSTHISTQVLQRDRHAFYMSTIAMIATSIEKIATEIRHLQRTEVGEVEEFFNKGQKGSSAMPHKRNPISSENMAGCARVIRGYMLTSFENVALWHERDISHSSAERIIFPDAITLLDYMLHRFTRIVANLVVYEDKMVDNINLTHGVIFAQRVMTTLIDKAGLSREEAYDLIQPLAMEAYNTHTSFLDVLIENGNVLTLMTQEQLEQCFDLNYFLRRVDTIFERVNIYGK
- the parC gene encoding DNA topoisomerase IV subunit A, yielding MSHDSLIKLPIEDIVGERFGRYSKYIIQERALPDVRDGLKPVQRRILYAMFHDKNFYDKPYRKSAKTVGLVIGNYHPHGDSSVYEAMVRMSQSWKMNMPLIDMQGNNGSIDDDPAAAMRYTEARISKLSQKLLENIDEEVVPFVLNFDDMTTEPSVLPARYPNLLVNGSTGIAAGYATNIPPFNLNEIMDASIYRLHNPNCSVEEIMTMVQGPDFPTGAIIQGQEGIEDIIRKGKGRIVVRAKAEIVENKSMKQIVITELPYEVIKSNVVRKIDELRFTKASEGFGDVMDVRDESDRTGLRIVIDCKRDANVESILNLFYKYTELQVYYNANMVAIVDQRPKVCGLLEVLDAYLKFRQEVVLNRSKYRYEQKEKRLHILEGLMKATSNLDEIIAVIRSSNNRSESRNNIMAEFGFTEAQATAIVDLQLYRLSSTDINALRDEFAKLANELEYLDLVINNIDMLNNMIVKEFMEIKEAFDTPRRSVIEAEISELEVDHLSLITNEAVMVTVSRDGYLKKVSLRSYGSSQKDVIALMDEDMPVFSSEVETTDYLVFVTSRGRYGMILVHEIDEARWRDTGSHINQYMKCDPNEKIISVFTLKSFDTYRFIVTSTASGMIKKTAISELEVKRTNRLYDVMKLGKHDELVGAVITSNDEHLLLVSKEGQCMRLDLAEINPIGLRAKGVIGMKLKLNDRVVSTMGLSDESEVVFVSDRFQMKRIKAQDIAINNRATQGTSIVKMVKSNPHCLAELFVGNIQDHILIYNDHTSIIPIKDVPIMSADATFSTVTTEKDFSILRPLVHVVKVAIPKVEDKSVTEPLKLDL